One stretch of Ipomoea triloba cultivar NCNSP0323 chromosome 8, ASM357664v1 DNA includes these proteins:
- the LOC116026666 gene encoding probable galacturonosyltransferase-like 1, which produces MKAIQESLLTFLLLLFLALHFIAAVESATLPISEQFREAPEYYNSQECPSINGATDEDSYYICSDDAVHVAMTLDAAYIRGSMAAILSTLQHSSCPQNAVFHFVASASANASRLRATIRASFPYLKFQVYRFDDSTVAGLISTSIRSALDCPLNYARSYLANILPLCVRRVVYLDSDLVLVDDIAKLAATPLGGAAVLAAPEYCNANFTAYFTPTFWSNPSLSLTFANRRPCYFNTGVMVIDLDRWRTGDFTTKIEEWMELQKRMRIYELGSLPPFLLVFAGKIAPVDHRWNQHGLGGDNFRGLCRDLHPGPVSLLHWSGKGKPWVRLDASRPCPLDALWAPYDLLKPQFSFDS; this is translated from the coding sequence ATGAAGGCTATTCAAGAATCACTCttaacctttcttcttcttcttttcttggcTTTGCATTTCATCGCCGCCGTCGAATCTGCCACGCTTCCGATATCGGAGCAGTTCAGGGAGGCGCCGGAGTATTACAATTCCCAAGAATGCCCTTCCATAAACGGCGCCACCGATGAAGACAGCTACTACATATGCTCCGATGACGCAGTCCACGTGGCGATGACCCTCGACGCCGCCTACATTCGCGGATCAATGGCGGCCATCCTCTCCACGCTCCAACACTCCTCGTGTCCCCAAAACGCCGTGTTCCACTTCGTCGCCTCCGCCTCCGCGAACGCGTCGCGGCTACGCGCCACCATCCGCGCGTCGTTCCCGTACCTGAAGTTTCAGGTTTACCGTTTCGACGACTCCACCGTGGCGGGGCTAATCTCCACCTCCATCCGCTCCGCCCTCGACTGCCCTCTCAACTACGCGCGTAGCTACTTGGCCAACATCCTCCCGCTCTGCGTGCGGCGCGTGGTGTACCTCGACTCCGACCTCGTCCTCGTCGACGACATCGCCAAACTTGCCGCCACGCCGCTCGGCGGCGCCGCCGTGCTCGCCGCGCCGGAATACTGCAACGCGAATTTCACGGCCTATTTCACCCCGACATTCTGGTCAAACCCTTCACTCTCCTTAACCTTCGCGAACCGCCGGCCGTGCTATTTCAACACCGGCGTTATGGTGATCGATCTTGACCGGTGGAGAACAGGGGATTTCACGACCAAGATCGAAGAATGGATGGAACTCCAGAAAAGAATGAGAATTTACGAACTGGGTTCCTTGCCGCCTTTCCTCCTAGTCTTCGCCGGAAAAATTGCGCCGGTGGATCATCGGTGGAACCAACACGGGCTCGGCGGGGACAACTTTCGCGGGCTCTGCCGGGATCTCCATCCGGGTCCGGTGAGCCTATTGCATTGGAGC